The nucleotide sequence TGATTTAAATTCAGGCCCTCGATGGTTAATCATTTGCGCTGCTGAAGCTTGTAATATATCCTCAGGTACCGGTGTAGGACCAGGCGTTCGTAGATTAAAATCCAATTTTATCTCCTCGTCTAATTGTGAATTAATTCACATTATATCAATACATAGATTAAAACTAAAGACATTTTAGTATAAGAAATGACGATAAGTAACCACTTATGTTACGCATTCTGGCTAACTTGAAAGAATTTTTGTTTGCCAATTTTAAATATATCACCATCTTTTAGGAAGTTCATTTCTGCATCTTCAGTGAGTTTAACACCATTTAATTCGATAGCACCTTGATTAATTAGTCTCTTTGCTTCACTGTTACTTTTGGCCATAGAGGTTTTTACTAGTATGTTGCTTAATTTACTATTAATCATTTCATTTAAATCATGATTTTCTAAATTTTCAGGTATTTCATTCCCCTGTACTACCATTTTGAAATTTAATTCTGAATCAATTGCATCTTGGATTGTGTAGAATTGTGTAACAATATCTTTTGCTAATTCTTTTTTAAAAATCATGGGGTTCTCATTACCAAGCGACATAGCCTTTTTCATTTCTTCAATTTCATTGTTGTTAAAATTACTTAAAACCTCTAAGTAATTTATAATTAAACTATCTGGTATTGACATTACTTTGCCATAAATATCTTCTGGTTTATCAGTAATACCAATATAGTTATTGAGGCTTTTACTCATTTTATTTATACCATCTGTACCCACTAAAAGAGGAACCATAAGACATTGTTGCGGTTTCATTCCATTCATAGATTGTAATTCACGACCCACTAATAAATTGAATTTTTGGTCTGTTCCTCCGAATTCAACGTCAGAATTTATTGCAACAGAATCATATGCCTGCAATAAGGGGTATAAAAATTCAGTTATTGCGATTGGTTTACCTTGTTTATATCTTTTATTAAAATCTTCTCTGGCTAAAAATTGTGCAACAGTAAATTTGCTTGTAAGTTCTATGACGTTTTCTAACTTAAAATCCCCATACCATTCACTTTGATAAACAACTTCAGTTTGGTCAATATCAACAATTTTAAAAAACTGTTCTAGATAAGTTTTTGCATTACTTTCAACTTCTTCTTGCGTGAGCATTTTTCTCGTTGCAGAAACTCCAGTGGGATCTCCGATTCTTGCAGTCCAATCACCTATAATTAAAATACACTTATGACCAATATCTTGTAACTGTCGTAACTTTTTTAAACCTACAGCATGACCAAGATGTATATCAGAGCTACTCGGATCAAATCCCATTTTTAAGCGAAGTGGTTTATTTTCTTTTAATAGATTGATAAATTCTGATTCAATTATGATTTCTTCGACACCTCTTTTGGTTATTGTGTCAATTGTATTTTGGTCTATCAAAGTTAATTTTTCCCCTTGAAAAGTTGTATTATTTGGTTAATATCATCGGTTATTTGTTTTTGTAATTCAACAGTATTATCGAAAGACTCTTCTTGTCTAATCCATTTAACAAAATTTATTTCAATATCTTTTCCGTATAAATTTTCATTAAAATCTATTATAAAAGATTCAATAGATTTTTCTTCATTTTTAAATGTGGGGTTATAACCAATACTAGTAGCCCCAATAAATTCTCTTCCATTTAGCTTAATTTTTGTCGCATAAATACCATTTGCAGGTATTATAGTTTTCACCGAAGACATATCTAAATTTGCTGTTGGATAACCTAGAATAGGATTACCAATTCCCTTACCCTTTATGACAG is from SAR202 cluster bacterium and encodes:
- a CDS encoding tyrosine--tRNA ligase; this encodes MDQNTIDTITKRGVEEIIIESEFINLLKENKPLRLKMGFDPSSSDIHLGHAVGLKKLRQLQDIGHKCILIIGDWTARIGDPTGVSATRKMLTQEEVESNAKTYLEQFFKIVDIDQTEVVYQSEWYGDFKLENVIELTSKFTVAQFLAREDFNKRYKQGKPIAITEFLYPLLQAYDSVAINSDVEFGGTDQKFNLLVGRELQSMNGMKPQQCLMVPLLVGTDGINKMSKSLNNYIGITDKPEDIYGKVMSIPDSLIINYLEVLSNFNNNEIEEMKKAMSLGNENPMIFKKELAKDIVTQFYTIQDAIDSELNFKMVVQGNEIPENLENHDLNEMINSKLSNILVKTSMAKSNSEAKRLINQGAIELNGVKLTEDAEMNFLKDGDIFKIGKQKFFQVSQNA